The Candidatus Alcyoniella australis DNA segment AGCGGTCGGACATGTAGCCCACAAACGGGTCGGCCACCGAGTCGACCATCCGGCCCAGGAAATTCACCAGGGCGAACGCCAAGTAGCCAACGATGTAGATCTTGTTGCCGGCCTCGTCCACCTGGCCGGTGTAGAAGTACAGCAGCCAGCCGACAATGATCGAGGGCGAAAGCGTAACGCCCATCTCGCCCGAGGCGTAGAGCAGACGCTGCCAGATCGTGAGTTCCCGCTGTTTTTGTTCGCTCATTTAACTCTCGAATGTGAGTAACATGGAAGGCAGTTCTGGTTAACATAAATACCAAGCGCTGACAATGCGGCTTGGAGCCGGGCACAAAGCTCGCGTATCACGCTGGTCGTTGGGCAACGCCCCGCCCAGCGTTACGTAAAGCATCTCCAGGCTTGCGGGCCGATGCGGTTTGGAGCCGCCTCAAAGCTCGCAAATTACGCTGGTCACCGGACAACGCCCTGCCCAGTGTCGAATGAAACATCGTTATAAATAGTCCGGGCTTGCGGGCTAATTCGAGCGCATGCTAGCGTCCGAAGGCAATGCGCCTCACCCCCACACGCCGCAAAAGACTCAAGCGACTGAGCTTCGCGCTGATCAGCGTGCTGCTGGTGCTGTTGCTGCTCGAGGTCGCGGCGCGGATAGCGGTCTGGGGCTACCTCAAGGTCGTGGATCCTCAGGGACTGGCCGCCACGTTCAACCCCGATCCCGAGCGCGTGCGGCTCAAGGCCGATCCGGTTACCGGCTGGGCGTTCGACGAGCTGGGGCACTTCCGCTGGCGCGACGATTACGAGTTCACCCGCGACAAGCCGTTCTTCAACTACCGCATTATCGCGGTGGGCGACTCGGTGACCTACGGCGTGCAGGTCGGCGATCATCAGACCTTCTCCGCTTTCCTCGAACGCTTCCTCAACGAGCGGCAGAGCGGATTTCACTTCGAGGTGCTCAACGCCGGAGTGCCTGGATTCAATACGTTGCAGATTTTGCGTTTCCTGCAGAACGAGCTGCTGGCCTGGGATCCGGACATGGTGTTGCTCTACGCCAATCCCGGCGACTCGGAGCTGGGGACCCTCGAGCCGGTGGTTCAGCCGCCGGGAATGGTGGGCGTGGTTCAGCGCCTGTTGTGGCACAGTCGGCTGTACTACCTGCTGCAGCACATGGTCGTGC contains these protein-coding regions:
- a CDS encoding GDSL-type esterase/lipase family protein, translated to MRLTPTRRKRLKRLSFALISVLLVLLLLEVAARIAVWGYLKVVDPQGLAATFNPDPERVRLKADPVTGWAFDELGHFRWRDDYEFTRDKPFFNYRIIAVGDSVTYGVQVGDHQTFSAFLERFLNERQSGFHFEVLNAGVPGFNTLQILRFLQNELLAWDPDMVLLYANPGDSELGTLEPVVQPPGMVGVVQRLLWHSRLYYLLQHMVVPIRERLAQPETGNAQLNNIDLIYETCRRQGVDLMLVSYVLHENGELRVEPYPAGWHVPAPMVDGLSVLQQSGYDPGELFFDDVHMFPLGHWQLANAIYDTIVEQGLIQRRLKQRYLGAPK